The following DNA comes from Eubalaena glacialis isolate mEubGla1 chromosome 1, mEubGla1.1.hap2.+ XY, whole genome shotgun sequence.
TCAcaagggaattctaccaaacatttaaagagttcatacctatccttctcaaactattccaaggcaaaatataaatgaaaggaatgcttccaaactcactctatgaggccagcattaccttgatatcaaaaccagacaaagacattataaaaagagaaaattagaggccaatattcctgatgaacacagatgcaaaaattcttatcaaaatattagcaaactgaattcaacaaacattaaaaggttcatacatcatgatcaagtgggatttattccagggatgcaaggatggttcaatatttgcaaatcaatccaAATTATACACCACATTAccaaatgaaggataaaaatcatatgatcatctcaatagatacaaaaaaaggatttgacaaaattcaacatccattcatgattaaaaaaaaagactctcaaCAAAGTTGGTAGAGAGGGAATATAGCTCAACATaatggcaaattttttttttttttgctaagaaCATAGTATTAACAACAAGCGATTGGTCTTATGTGTATTACTATGCACCACTACTTTCTCTGTTCAAACaaccaaaactaaacaaatcAAATGCAATGCTATTcattttttgttgattttcaCAGGTGATCCTTTGATGTTGAGTTTGTCCACAGAAACATTTGATCTTCTCCCACGTTCAATGGCTGGACTTTGATGAAATTTCTCCCTTCTTTTAAGTTCTTGGGATTCTGAATTCTCATGACCAATGCTTCACATCCCAGAGTTTTCTAGATTGAGCCATTGTCCACTTGGTTTGTACTTCAGAATCTCATTTTGCCACTCATCATCAAAAGCATGAGCATCACTTTCATTCATATTGATGAACTCTTGATTGACCTCTTCATCTCCAGTCTTGCTGTTCTTTGACTTTTTAATGACATGAGCTCGGTCATGAAGGTGATGACCAACAGCCATTTTTTCTAGTCCACTCTCAGAATCTCTCAGTGCTCTCCTACTTTCCTTTATTCCTCCTGGAGCCCTGCGAGTTTGAGTTGAGGTCTGGAAAACCTTTGGTTGTTCATCTCCTACTTTGGAATAAGTCATAATTGAGGAAGAACTAAACAAATGTCCATTTGGATCCATTGAAAAGTGACCAAAGTTTCTTTGTAATTCCTGCATACTGTTTTGTATATTTAACATTATTTGGTCCATTGCCTGAAGAGGGTTGACATCTGTACAAGTCAAGGAGTTTTCTCCATCCTCATGTCTCGTATGGTTACAAGCTCTTCCTCTACAATCAGAGATGCTGAACATGTCTCTTCCAAAAGGTTCAGAAAAATTTCTCATCATCTGTCGCATACTTTCTCAGTGTGCCATAAATGAATCAGAGAAGAAGGGATCATCCTCAAAGTTGCTGCTCAGCATCCCGAACATCCTGGCTCTGTCTCAGGTGGCGACGTTCAGACAGACTGGGAAACGATGCAACTTGCCACGGCCGCAGCCTGAGCCAGCCTGTTCAATAatggccatttatgacaaactcacagctaacatcatacctaatggtgaaaagctgaaagcttttcctctaagatcaagaataagacaaggatgctaCTCTCAGCACTTTTGTTCACCATAGTATTGCAAGTCCTAGTGCCAGCAACTAgacaagataaaataaataaaagatatccaaattggaagggaagaagtaaaactgtcactatttgcagatgacataatactatatgtagaaaacactaaagacttcaccaaaaaattactataactaataaataaattcagtacagTTTCAGGATACAACAAATTTAATATACAGaactctgttgcatttctatacattaataatgaactatcagaaagagaaatcaagtaaACAATCCTATTCACAACTGCATTAAacagaataaatacctaggaataaatttaaccaaggagataaaagatctgtactctgaGAACTCTAAgacgttgatgaaagaaatggaagatgacacaaataaatggaaggatataCCTTTTTtgtggattggaataattaatattgttaaaatgcccatactatctaaagcaatctacagattcaatacaatccctatcaaaataatcatggcatttttcacagaactaaaacaaataatctaaaaatgtaaaaaggggATGATAtcagaataaaatgaatacacttaactttgggaaaaaataaaatcactcctctgttttattttgcttcatttttctcattttaccatAGACAAGTGCTAAATTTTAAAGACTGGCCCTTTACCTATATATTTATCTCTAAATCTACTGCACAGTagtttatgaaagaaaatattgaattagcaaaactttgtttcctttcagctctaacaTTCAATAATTCTGTAAAGCATCTATACTCAGCTTACTTTAAATGatactatattaaaaatatgtgctCTATCTAGTTAATCTTGCCTTGATCTTACGTTTGGTATTACTATCtggcttttcctctcttcttcctgatTTCTCTGTCAGTGAGGGCTCCACCATCTTAATTTTGTAACAGAAACCATTTAATCTCACACTTTGATTTTCTGGATTGAGGACATTCttaattaacattattattttttaccctGAACTGAAAGAATTTTCCTCATCAATCTTTCTCAACTAATGCtgccaggaaagaaaataaaggcataaTGTCTTATTATTTATCTGTCACTCCTTCTATGGTCACAAAttctatctggaaaaaaaaaaaaaagctgcaaagTGCCCCTACTCATAGAAGGCTCAAGTCCTGTGTCTATTTTAATTCAGGTTTTGTAAGTCCCACCACCCTATGAGAGTACTTGTACAAAATGGCAATGTTAGATCTTTGTCATGACATTCTTTAACTATAC
Coding sequences within:
- the LOC133094940 gene encoding myeloid leukemia factor 1-like, producing MRQMMRNFSEPFGRDMFSISDCRGRACNHTRHEDGENSLTCTDVNPLQAMDQIMLNIQNSMQELQRNFGHFSMDPNGHLFSSSSIMTYSKVGDEQPKVFQTSTQTRRAPGGIKESRRALRDSESGLEKMAVGHHLHDRAHVIKKSKNSKTGDEEVNQEFINMNESDAHAFDDEWQNEILKYKPSGQWLNLENSGM